The Deinococcus radiopugnans ATCC 19172 nucleotide sequence GCGAAGTAGGTCCAGGTTTCGCCAAGCACCTGAAAAAGGTCCTCGATCTGTGCATGGTCCTCACCCGGCGGTTCGCGCAGCATCTGCAGCAGCCGTGTGCGGGCCCCCTCGGGGGTGACGCCCAGGGCCAGCGCCACCAGCGCGAGCTTGGCGTCCACCTCATCGACGGCATTGAGGTCCTCACGCTGAAGGTTCTCGATCAGCGCCAATTGCTGGGCTTCTTCCGCCGTGAGGGTCCGGACCAGCACCGGGACCTCCTGCAGACCGGCCTGTTGCGCGGCGCGCCAGCGCCGTTCGCCCGCCACGATCTCGTAGCGCTCGCCGACCGGCCGCACCAGCAGGGGCTGCAGCACCCCTCGCTCACGGACGCTGATGGTCAGTTGTTCAAGTTTTGCCGGGTCGAAGGCGCGCCTGGGCTGGCCGACGCCGGGACTGAGCGCCGTGACCGGCAGCGACGTGACCTCCTGGGCGACGGAGCGGCCAGCCTCGGCCGCCACCGTGAGCAGACCGGCGAGTTTGCTGACATCTCGTTTGGCGCGGCTCATGCCGTGGGCTCCGGATAGGGCAGCCCAAGCACCCCGGCGATCTGCCGGGTCAGCTGCCGAACATCGTCGGCCACCTTGCTGCTGGGGGCAAAGGCGCTGACGGGCACCCCGGCGAGGCCGCTGTCCATCCAGATCGATTCACGTTGCGGCAGGGGGTCAGCGACCGGTGAGAGCCGGCTGCGAATCAATTCGAGCATGTCCCGGTCGTGGCCGCGCCGGGCGTCGTACATGGTGGGCACGTACAGGGCCACGTGCAGGTTGGGCCGCAGACCGTGATACATGTTCATGACCGCGCTCAGCCCGGGGAGGGCGTCAATCCCCTTGTTGCGGGTGGGAATGGGCACGATCAGGGTGTCCGAGGCCAGCGCGCCCAGGGCCGCCAGCTTCCCGACACTGGGCGGGCTGTCGATCAGCACGACGTCGTAGCGTTCGTGCAGCGGCTGAAGAACCTGGTGAAGGGAAAGTTCGGCCGCAATCCGCCCAGGCATGATGGCTTCGGCCAGCGCCAGGTCCACCCGCGATGGAATCAGGTCCAGCCCGTGCACGCGGCGGGGCTGGGGAAGCGGGCGTCCTTCGGTGGCGACGGGATGCACCGTTTCACTGAGTTCAGCGTCCTCGACGCCCAGCCAGGTGGTCAGGTTGGCCTGAGGATCCAGATCGATCAGTAACACGCGCAGACCTGAACGGGCCAGCTCATACCCCGCATTCAAGGTGATGCTGGTCTTCCCAGCGCCACCGGCGTGGTTAAAGAGGGTTGCAGTTTTCATCTGCCTGCATGGTAGCGCGCAAAGTGTTCATACCGGTATGAACAGCCGCCTCCCGGCATCGATCATCCCTGAATGAACCGGCTGCGGAAAGGGATTCTGCCCGTCCTGGACAGTGCACTGGCAGCATGGTTAGAGCGTCATGAATCGCAAGATGTAGGTGCAGACCAGTGCACGGTCTGTGGACCCAGAGGCGGGTCTGGAGCCCATCAGCGTCCTGAGCAGGTCTCCAGATCACGCAAACGACGTACCTTGTCCGGCAGGCACGGCGTCAGGGCATGAAGCCGCAGCAGTGCCACCGCGCTGGTCTTCAGGACTGTGCGTGTCCAAACTGCGTGTGCTGGCAATTCTTGGGGGAATTGCAGCACAGCTCAAAGTCCAGGCAGGGCGGCATCAGCCGGCGGGCCAGTCGCATCGCCGCCTTGCTGGTAAATCATCCTGCCGGAGATGGGCCATCACGCGGTCAGGGGTGTGGGCCTGACGTCAACCCGCCGCCGCCTCATGCGCCGATGGCTTGCAGGGATCGGCGCAGCAATTCTGGCGTGTCAGGACTGCGACTTGGCAGACTGTCCCACGTGCCCATCCTCAGCTGCGGGCGCCGGTGGCCAGCGGCGTGCAATCGCGGCGGCGGCCAGGCCTCCGGCCAGATACCAGCCCGCCGTCAGCAGCGGTGTCATGGGGGACCTTGCCCCCGGTTGCCGGCCCAGACCCAGAGGCCGGGGCAGCGCCACCGCCCCCACGCCTGCCGCCAGGCCCAGCGCCCCGCCGCGTGTCCACGCCCCCTGCCGTGTTCCCAAGCCCACCAGGCCGAAATACAGCGTGTTGGACACCAGATCGCCCAGCAGCGTCCAGCGGTACAGGGCCGCGCCGTGAGGTGGATTCACGCCCACGGCGTCCAGCGATCCGGCCAGGGCACGCTCGCCGATCACCTCGATGCGCGGCGCGTGGGGCAGTGTCCGCCGCACCGTTTCGTTGAGCAGGGTCACGGTGACGGCTCCGACCAGACCCACGGCGCCCAGCCGGAGCAGGTGGGCGCGGCGCTGCTGGGCAGGCATGGGCCCTGGGACGGACGGATCAGAATGGTTGGTCTCGGACATCGGAACCTCCGGAGGAATGCGCTTCAGCCGCAGCGGAAGGGGATGGGCAGGGGGCCACAACAACACACGCCCCGCACGCGGGCACCCGTGACCTGAAGGTGGCCGTAGGCTTGGCGACACGCGGCAAGACGCGACGTGACGCTGGACAGGTTCAGCCCCTCATCGCGGATGGTCTGGGCAATGGCGGCGGAGCAGGACACCCCACCGTACAGGGCCGCATGGGCGCAGCGAAAGCCTTTATGGGGCGAGAGCCAGCGCTGGTAGAGCGCGATGGCACCCAGGGCCAGTGTGTCAACGAGAGCCATACGCTGAGCCTAGCTGTACCGGGACGCACCGCTGCTGAGCAGGGGGTAAAGGAATGACGGGACAACGGATGACACCGTCAATCCGCCGCACTGGCCCAGCTTCCAAGCGGCAGTTCGCTCAGGCGCTGAACTTTAAGGGTAACCGCCCGGCCGTGAACTGCGGCTTCCCCTTGAACGATCAAGGCGCGGGCGTCGCGCAGCAGGGCGCGGTGCGCTTCCCACAGGGCAGGGGAGATGACCGCCTGAATACGAGCAGAGGCATCTTCAAGCACGAAAAAAGCAAACCCCCTGGCGGTTGGTGGCCGCTGACGGATCACGATCAGGCCCGCCGTCCACACCCCCTGACCGTGGCGCAGCCCGGAAAGCGGCACACAGCCCAGGTCGCGCAGCCGGGCGCGGTGGGCATCCAGCGGGTGCCGCCCCGACTCGGACAGCCCTTTCGTCTCCAGATCGAGGGACAGCTGCTGGTTCGGTGAGAGGACGGGCAACTCAGGCGGTTCGGTCTGGGGGCTCAGCAGGCCGAGCGTGCCCGGTTTGCGGGCATTGGCGATGGTGTGCAGCACATAGGAGGC carries:
- the yidD gene encoding membrane protein insertion efficiency factor YidD, whose amino-acid sequence is MALVDTLALGAIALYQRWLSPHKGFRCAHAALYGGVSCSAAIAQTIRDEGLNLSSVTSRLAACRQAYGHLQVTGARVRGVCCCGPLPIPFRCG
- a CDS encoding ParA family protein — its product is MKTATLFNHAGGAGKTSITLNAGYELARSGLRVLLIDLDPQANLTTWLGVEDAELSETVHPVATEGRPLPQPRRVHGLDLIPSRVDLALAEAIMPGRIAAELSLHQVLQPLHERYDVVLIDSPPSVGKLAALGALASDTLIVPIPTRNKGIDALPGLSAVMNMYHGLRPNLHVALYVPTMYDARRGHDRDMLELIRSRLSPVADPLPQRESIWMDSGLAGVPVSAFAPSSKVADDVRQLTRQIAGVLGLPYPEPTA
- a CDS encoding ParB/RepB/Spo0J family partition protein, which codes for MSRAKRDVSKLAGLLTVAAEAGRSVAQEVTSLPVTALSPGVGQPRRAFDPAKLEQLTISVRERGVLQPLLVRPVGERYEIVAGERRWRAAQQAGLQEVPVLVRTLTAEEAQQLALIENLQREDLNAVDEVDAKLALVALALGVTPEGARTRLLQMLREPPGEDHAQIEDLFQVLGETWTYFAKNKLRILNWPAAILTAVRAGLPFTVAGVIVTAPPQAQPGLLEQAKGGASREELRQAIKALKTQTTSPQQVRIGQVARALGSRRWIERLDVRQQKALDRWLEQMPETLKETLKP